One Capsicum annuum cultivar UCD-10X-F1 chromosome 2, UCD10Xv1.1, whole genome shotgun sequence genomic window carries:
- the LOC107858606 gene encoding ribosome biogenesis protein ERB1, whose translation MIKRRFYKLEHGDRDAPSESSSSSDSGFEAEATEDEEEEEQDDNDTKEEDDGVARLTGGNESSSGYESEDSSVNEVNLDSSGLPTSDEDVTTLKDTKFADESYSSEKVIAESDNMQNNSMPEEDEIPSDAADYVLKCKSVYKCRLCPRIVCLTVQTLIAHLKSKKHARSEKLLKEGRLKLMLNEDGNIEGQIHPEEEDSPTRGQNPSASKKKSKGLKRQLREEKFKKNKENCLPVENTEESRKNSSRKRQKNK comes from the exons atgataaaaaggcgATTTTACAAGCTTGAACATGGTGATAGAGATGCTCCTTCGGAGTCTTCTTCATCCTCCGACTCTGGATTTGAGGCAGAGGCAACAGAAGATGAAGAGGAGGAGGAGCAGGATGATAATGATACAAAGGAAGAGGATGATGGTGTTGCTCGTCTGACAGGGGGAAATGAATCTTCTTCTG GATATGAGAGTGAAGATAGCTCTGTCAATGAAGTTAATCTTGACTCATCAG GTCTTCCAACGAGCGATGAAGATGTTACAACTCTAAAGGACACCAAGTTTGCTGATGAAAGTTATTCATCTGAAAAGGTGATTGCAGAATCAGATAATATGCAGAATAATTCTATGCCCGAAGAGGATGAGATTCCAAGTGATGCTGCAGACTATGTCTTGAAATGTAAATCAGTTTATAAGTGCAGGCTGTGTCCTAGAATCGTCTGCCTGACAGTTCAGACTCTAATTGCTCATCTTAAATCCAAA AAGCATGCCCGTTCTGAAAAGCTGTTGAAAGAAGGGAGGCTTAAACTTATGCTTAATGAAGATGGAAATATCGAGGGACAAATTCATCCTGAGGAGGAAGATAGTCCAACTAGAGGGCAG AACCCTTCAGCATCAAAGAAGAAAAGCAAAGGACTGAAGAGGCAACTCAGGGAGGAGAAGTTTAAAAAG AATAAGGAAAACTGTTTGCCCGTGGAGAATACTGAAGAGTCAAGAAAGAACTCTTCCAGGAAGAGGCAGAAAAACAAATGA